The uncultured Desulfatiglans sp. DNA window CCGCAGGCGCCCTTGATCGAATGCCGTATAAACGATTGTTTTCAACATGTTAAAGCCAAATCCTCTGGGCCCGTCGTTTGGCCCGTTGTTTGCTTTGCATGGATGACGCTCGGACCGTTTGCCGGCCATAGGTCTGCGCCGCCCCGTTCAGCGCCCGCCGCGAAGCCACCGGGGGCGCGCCCGGCGGTTCGAGGCCGTGAGAAAGGCTTTCGGTTCGCCAGCTTCAGAGCGGACCCCGTTCCACCCGCGGGATCGGGGGCCCCTCGCGTTTGCAGCAGGGGTCGATCCGGAGGCCGCCCCACAGGCTGCGCTGGACATGCTGGGCAGATCGATCCGCCAAACGCCCTGGAAACCTATCCAGGCGGACCGATTCCATCAACCCACTGGAGGCAGGAGGCTCCTGATGCGAAACATACAGATCAAAGACCTCATGGTGCCGCTCACTGAGTATGCGGTGGTCAAAGACGATGCAACCCTCTATGACGTCGTGCTCGCCCTGGAAGAGGCCCAACGGAGATTCGACCAGAACCGGTACACCCATCGGGCCGTACTGGTGGAAAACAAGACGGGTCAGGTGATTGGAAAGGTGAGCCAGTTGGATCTCTTGAAGGGGCTCGAAACCGGCTACTCCAGGATCGGCGACCTGAGCGGGGTCACCCGAAGCGGCCTCAACCCCGATTTCATCCGCTCCCTCATCAAACAGTACAGCCTCTGGCAGGACCCCCTGGATCAGATCTGCGGAAAGGCCGCCCACATCAAGGTCCGCGACATCATGCACACCCCGGAGGAAGGGGAATACGTCGATCAGGAGGACACCCTCGACAAGGGGATCCACCAACTGGTGATGGGGCGCAAACAGTCGCTGCTGGTGACGAAGGACGGCCGGATCGTCGGTGTCCTGAGGTTGGTGGACGTCTTCTCGGAGGTCTGCAAGGTCATCAAGGTCTGCAGGATCTAGAAGGAAAGCAACTACTTGCACGAAAATACCTGCATGACGAGACACCCGCAGACGGACGCTTTCAGATCCGAATCTGCAGTCAGGTCCTCCGGACGACGGCTGCACAGCACTATCCCATAGCGTGTCGGGCTTCAGGAGGGAAGTAACACCCCGTTTCCACACGCCGCCCGCTGGATTTGGGACGGCTCACCAGGTATCTGCCGGGCCGGGCCGCAGATGAACGGGTCATTTCCTCACAAGCGAATACACGTGGACCGGGTGATCGATCCCTTTGAGGTTGACCACACCCCGATCGTACACGGGCCACAGGCCGTCGATCATTTTCCGGGTTTCTTCGCCGATCAGGATGTCGCCCCCTGAGGCCTGTCCGGCCAGGCGCGCGGCGAGGTTCGTGACCGGGCCGCTCGCGGTGTAGGTCATACGGGTCTCCAAGGAGCCCGTGAATCGTGTCATCCCGACGAGCGCCGTCCCCGTGTTGATCCCCATGTTCACGTGGATGGGCGCAAGATCGAACCCCAGTTCCGCATTGATCACCCGGTTCCGCTCCTGGATGTCGAAGGCCGCCTTCACCGCGTGCACTGCGTTGGTGTGCGCATCGTCGTCCTTGAAGATGATCATCAGGCCGTCCCCGGCGGTCTCGTTGATATCGCCGCTTGAGCGGTGGATCGGATCGACGAAGCTCGAGAACATCTTCTCGACGATCTCGTTCACCTCCGCCTCCGGTCGCGATGAGCTCAGGCGGGTGTAGTCCTCGAGGTCCAGGAAGAGGACGCTGACATTGCGCGACTGCTTCTCCCGGCTGAGCATCTCCGGGTTCTGCTCGACCAGGCGCCGGACCGAGTGCGGAACGAAGGGGGACAGATGAGCCAGCATCTGGCTGATGTGGATCTTTTCCTGCGTAATCTCCCAGTGCCGCTTCGCACTGAGAAGGGCGTTCCCGACGAACTCGGAAAAATCCTTGAGAAAGTAGAAATCCTTGCGGCCGAAGTGGACGCCCGGCAGGGCCACGGCGCTCAGGACGGCCAGGATCCGGTCCCCCACAAAGGCCGGGATGGCCGCTTCGGGCCCGACGGCAACCTTTGACCCGTCATGCCGCACCACGGGCTCGCTTTCGGACACCAGGACGCCCTTCCCCTCTCGGATCGCCTTCTCGATGGCGGGCCGGTGCCGCTTGCACTGGAGGCAGTTGACCGGCCGGTCGTACAAGGCGCACTGAAGGGGCCGAGTGTACTTCGGCGCATCGGAGTCCAAGAGCAGGATGCAGACCTCCATGGCGCTCGGAATCACGTGCCGGATCTCGGTCCGGAGCTTCTCGAGCACCTGGTTCACCTCCATGATTCCGGCGATGGTCCGGGCGACCCTGCGCTGCGCCTCGAAACGTTCTCGGTAATATTTTTCCATAACCACCCTACAGCCCTTCGGCTGCCCGCCAGACGTCTAAACGATTCAGACGATCGGCTTCACCCGCCAAGGGGTCCCTTTCATGCCGGGCGTCCTGAATCCACGTCCGACCCTCGCCGTCAACCCGAGCCGTTGAAGTTGAGCCTCTGCCGTGCGGAGGAATACCGCGCCCCCCTTCATCCCCCTCCAAGGCGGATGATCCGGCCGCGGATCCCATCCCCGACCTCCAGGATCCCCAGGCTGCGCACACCCCCTGCGATCCATCCGCCCTTGAAACTCCCCGGGTTGAAGTAGAGCACCCCATTCTCCATCTGGTTGAGGACCCGGTGGGTGTGCCCGAAAACCACGGCATCCGCCCCCTCGAAGGCGCCTTGAAGGCGCCCCACGATCCCCCAGGGCGCGCCCCACCCGTGGATGAGGCCGATTCGGAGCCCCTCGGCCTCGATCAACAGCCTTTGGGGCAGCCGCGCCTTCACCGCGCGGTCGTCGCGATTCCCTGCGACCGCCTTGAAGGGCCTCCGCCCGAAGGCCTCCAGGACCTCCAGGGTGCAGATGTCTCCAGCGTGCAGGATCAGGTCGGCCCCGTCGAAATACTCCTCGACCGCGCGCCGCAGAAAGGCGTCGGGCCGCTTCAGGTGGGTGTCGGCAATAACCCCGATCTTCACGGTTCCCCTCGCAACCAAAAGCCTCTGCGCCGCGCTACAGTTTCAATCCGGTCCGGAACCCCTCGCGGGTCGCGTCGAGGGCCTTCCGCGGTTCGGAGGCGTCCCCGATCACGTAAATCTCCGGCACGAGGCCCTCCAGGGCCGCCGCAAGCCCGCGCTCCGCTCTGGAGCCCGCTGCGA harbors:
- a CDS encoding CBS protein, giving the protein MRNIQIKDLMVPLTEYAVVKDDATLYDVVLALEEAQRRFDQNRYTHRAVLVENKTGQVIGKVSQLDLLKGLETGYSRIGDLSGVTRSGLNPDFIRSLIKQYSLWQDPLDQICGKAAHIKVRDIMHTPEEGEYVDQEDTLDKGIHQLVMGRKQSLLVTKDGRIVGVLRLVDVFSEVCKVIKVCRI
- a CDS encoding Adenylate and Guanylate cyclase catalytic domain protein yields the protein MEKYYRERFEAQRRVARTIAGIMEVNQVLEKLRTEIRHVIPSAMEVCILLLDSDAPKYTRPLQCALYDRPVNCLQCKRHRPAIEKAIREGKGVLVSESEPVVRHDGSKVAVGPEAAIPAFVGDRILAVLSAVALPGVHFGRKDFYFLKDFSEFVGNALLSAKRHWEITQEKIHISQMLAHLSPFVPHSVRRLVEQNPEMLSREKQSRNVSVLFLDLEDYTRLSSSRPEAEVNEIVEKMFSSFVDPIHRSSGDINETAGDGLMIIFKDDDAHTNAVHAVKAAFDIQERNRVINAELGFDLAPIHVNMGINTGTALVGMTRFTGSLETRMTYTASGPVTNLAARLAGQASGGDILIGEETRKMIDGLWPVYDRGVVNLKGIDHPVHVYSLVRK
- a CDS encoding hypothetical protein (Evidence 5 : Unknown function); the encoded protein is MPWFSGTPTGSSTRWRMGCSTSTRGVSRADGSQGVCAAWGSWRSGMGSAAGSSALEGDEGGRGIPPHGRGSTSTARVDGEGRTWIQDARHERDPLAGEADRLNRLDVWRAAEGL
- a CDS encoding conserved hypothetical protein (Evidence 4 : Unknown function but conserved in other organisms); this translates as MKIGVIADTHLKRPDAFLRRAVEEYFDGADLILHAGDICTLEVLEAFGRRPFKAVAGNRDDRAVKARLPQRLLIEAEGLRIGLIHGWGAPWGIVGRLQGAFEGADAVVFGHTHRVLNQMENGVLYFNPGSFKGGWIAGGVRSLGILEVGDGIRGRIIRLGGG